A section of the bacterium genome encodes:
- a CDS encoding ABC transporter substrate-binding protein has product MSKRIGVLLLALVVACGARVPALGQGTSQAIVSIWGLPIRILGSTEAVTSYVSLLLNDSLTAVDGQGNVSGHLAEKYPASPDGKTYVMTLRAAKFQDGTPVTARDVKFTYELYLHAKYPTTSPALLEIAGAQEYKAGKAASVSGITVLTPRAIRFILNRPYPYFYEQIGTAPIIPEHALLNLDVARLQEAPFVRKPIGAGPYRLVEWREKESMTFEASPDYWGGVPTLKRVVLKLIPEDATVIAELRAGNIDAGRIIPEAYDSFRTDPRVRVLRMPGDTNYWFTMNVKLPVFQDPRARQAMAYAVNRDEMLRALYRGLGTTVQSPIHPSLWQYDKQLKGYTYDPAKAKQLLAEAGWTPGPDGILQKGGQRFKVKYAFLAGKDFQNQALLIQQYLRAVGIEIDVQAIERGDFFGRYFVPGAPIELVGIAWFNLLFPPQSELETGFKSTGSVAQISGYNNPEMDRLLDEANATRDRTRQKALYDQIQELVLRDVPRVMTVRPDVIWGVKKTLTLPGGVNSLFAFFSSIPTWRSR; this is encoded by the coding sequence ATGAGCAAACGGATCGGTGTTCTGCTGTTAGCGCTCGTGGTGGCGTGCGGGGCGAGGGTTCCCGCGCTCGGCCAAGGCACCTCGCAGGCCATCGTCTCCATTTGGGGGCTCCCGATCCGCATTTTGGGCAGCACCGAAGCGGTGACGTCCTATGTCAGTCTCTTGCTCAACGACTCGCTGACGGCCGTGGACGGTCAGGGGAATGTCTCCGGGCACCTGGCCGAGAAATACCCGGCCTCCCCCGACGGCAAGACCTACGTGATGACGCTCCGGGCGGCCAAATTCCAGGACGGCACCCCGGTCACGGCCCGGGACGTCAAATTCACCTACGAGCTCTACCTGCACGCCAAGTATCCGACAACGTCACCCGCCCTCCTGGAGATCGCGGGTGCGCAAGAATACAAGGCCGGCAAGGCCGCATCGGTGAGCGGCATCACCGTGCTGACACCACGCGCGATCCGGTTCATCCTCAACCGGCCGTACCCGTACTTCTACGAGCAGATCGGGACGGCGCCGATCATTCCCGAACACGCGCTCCTCAATCTTGACGTCGCCCGTCTGCAAGAGGCGCCGTTCGTGCGAAAGCCGATCGGGGCCGGCCCCTACCGCTTGGTGGAGTGGCGTGAGAAGGAAAGCATGACCTTCGAGGCGTCCCCCGACTACTGGGGAGGCGTTCCGACCCTGAAGCGCGTCGTGCTGAAGCTCATTCCCGAGGATGCGACGGTGATCGCCGAGTTGCGCGCCGGGAACATCGATGCCGGCCGCATCATTCCTGAAGCCTATGACAGCTTCCGGACCGACCCTCGTGTGCGCGTGCTGCGCATGCCGGGGGACACGAACTACTGGTTTACCATGAACGTGAAATTGCCGGTCTTTCAGGACCCGCGGGCGCGGCAGGCCATGGCCTATGCGGTCAATCGCGACGAGATGCTCAGGGCGCTGTATCGGGGGCTGGGGACGACGGTCCAGAGCCCGATTCATCCAAGCCTGTGGCAATACGATAAACAGCTCAAAGGCTACACGTACGACCCGGCGAAGGCGAAACAGCTGCTCGCGGAAGCCGGATGGACGCCGGGACCGGACGGCATCCTCCAGAAGGGGGGGCAGCGCTTCAAAGTCAAGTACGCGTTTCTCGCCGGCAAGGATTTTCAGAATCAGGCGCTGCTGATCCAGCAGTACCTCCGGGCGGTCGGCATTGAGATCGACGTGCAGGCCATCGAGCGGGGCGACTTCTTCGGCCGCTACTTCGTCCCGGGCGCTCCAATCGAGCTCGTGGGCATCGCCTGGTTCAACCTCCTCTTCCCGCCGCAGAGCGAACTGGAGACGGGCTTCAAGAGCACCGGGTCCGTCGCGCAGATCAGCGGGTACAATAATCCGGAGATGGACCGGCTTCTCGATGAGGCCAATGCCACCCGCGACCGGACGCGGCAGAAAGCGCTCTACGATCAGATCCAGGAGCTGGTGCTGCGGGACGTCCCGCGGGTGATGACGGTGCGGCCGGACGTCATCTGGGGAGTGAAAAAGACGCTGACGCTGCCCGGGGGCGTCAACTCGCTGTTCGCGTTTTTCAGTTCCATCCCCACGTGGCGGAGCCGGTGA
- a CDS encoding PaaI family thioesterase: MSRLPLETLADVLRRSPFHRLLGLEMVRASPSEVVVRMPFREDLFAGDDETGRYVHGGAIATLIDTAGDFAIIAAVGYDVPTVDLRVDYLRPAPQGALTATARAVKSGRSLAVADIEVVGEDGTLVAIGRGVFKT; the protein is encoded by the coding sequence GTGTCACGCCTGCCGCTCGAGACCCTCGCGGACGTCCTTCGCCGGTCGCCCTTCCATCGGTTGCTGGGGCTGGAGATGGTGCGGGCGAGCCCCAGCGAGGTCGTCGTCCGCATGCCGTTCCGAGAGGACCTGTTTGCGGGAGACGACGAGACGGGCCGGTATGTCCACGGGGGGGCAATCGCCACCCTCATCGATACCGCCGGTGACTTCGCGATCATTGCCGCTGTGGGGTACGATGTCCCCACGGTCGACCTGCGCGTGGACTACCTGCGCCCGGCGCCACAAGGCGCCCTCACCGCGACCGCCCGCGCGGTCAAATCCGGGCGGTCTCTTGCGGTTGCCGACATCGAGGTGGTGGGCGAAGACGGCACGCTCGTGGCCATCGGACGCGGGGTCTTCAAAACGTGA